DNA sequence from the Hyalangium minutum genome:
TGGAGCAGCGCACCCGGGGGTTCTGCAATTCCTCAGCCCGAGCGAGACCTTGAAGTGCAGCATGAACAGAGCTTGGCTGCGGGACGACCCATGCGCCCACACTTCACTCTTTCTTCGCTGTTCGGACGAGCCCTCCCTGCGCTGCTGTGCGCGGCCACCCTGGTGGCGTGCGAGCCGGGAGACGAGCTCTCACGGTTCTCGGGCCGAGAACTGCGGGCAAGCGTGAACTCCTTCGAGGGCGGGCTCTTGGCGATACTCGACCGGTATGAGCCCGAGAGAGGCGGCTGCCTCCAGCTGCACCCCGACGTGGTGGCCACCTTCGATGGGGTTCCCCTCGAAACCTCCCCCGGCGGCCCCGTCGTCGAGCGCTGCGAGTTTCCCAATGATCCACCCTTCTTCACCGGCAAGCTGGACACCGCGCTGTTCTTCGATGCGCCGAGGAACGCGGTGATGGAGATCCGGGCCGGGGATGAGGCCATCATCGCGGAGTTCACGAACTTCTTCGGGCGGCACACCTTCACGCTGATCGAACCCGCTCCCGTGGTGAAGCCCGGCGAGGAGATCTTCCTGGAGTGGGACCCGCCCACGGATGACCTGTCCCAGCTCGAGGGCGTCAGCATGAACGGAACCGTCATCCCGGCAGCGCTGGAGGGGCACGGAGTGCGATTCACCGTCCCGGCGAATTTCCCCACGGGCCGGTTCAACGTGGGCCACGTCGGACAGGTCACCATCCCCGCCGCGCGCTGCGAGGGCGTAGCCCGCTGCCGATCCTTCCCGTGGCCCCTCTACCGGTTCGCGCAGCTGAACATCCAGCCCTGAAGCCTCTCTCTGCCCTGAGCGAAGAGGAGCGCCAGTACCGGCGCGCAAGTCGAACAGCTAAGCGGCACAGAAGGCCAACAGAGCGCCTGCGGCGGTGGCCACCACGTTGACGGTGTCGTTGCCCAGCCAGGACACGCCTCGGAGGGCCCGGGTGGGCTGACCGCAGTGGTGCACGCGGCGCTCGGTCTCCCGGGCACAGGCCTCGCACCAGCGCACATCCTGCACCGTGGCCCCCAGGAAGCTGTCCACCAGCGAGCCCACCACCCCCGCCAGCACGAGCCAGGGCAGGAACTGCCACGGGACGCCCGTGACCAGCGCGAGGCTCCCCACGAAGGCAGCCCCGGCGGTGGAGGCCAGCAGCCCCATGCCCGACACGGCGCCCGAGGTGCCAGGAGCCACCGGCCGCAGGGTGGTGATGCTCCGGGGATTGGAGCGCGAGAGCACTCCCAGCTCCGTGGCCCAGGTGTCCGCGTTGGCGGCAACCAGTGCTCCCAGCATCGCCAGCAGGAAGCGCGAGTCCCCCGTGAGGCCCAGGAGCACGGCGGCCAGTGCGGCCACCCCGCCGTTGGCCAGCGCCTGCCCGAAGTCTCGTGTCCCCGTCTTGGCGTACTCGGCCTCCATGGGAGCCTTCCGGTCCCGGAAGGCCTTGGAGAGCGCGCTCGAGGAGAAGAAGAAGCCGAGCAGGGCCGCCGTCCCCACCGCACCCGCCAGCCCGAACACCGGGGCTCCGACGACAATGGCGCCCAGCACACCGCTGGGACTCAGCGAGCCCCGGAACCAGGCGGCCACACCAATGATCAGCGCCACCCCCGCGCCCAGGCCCAGGCCCGGAGCGAAGGAGGCGGGAGTCCAGCCGAGCACGGCCAGGGCGCTCAGCGGCACCCAGAGGTTGTCCCGTCCCCGGATACCGAGAGCCTCGGCGCAGGTGGCCACCACGGCGCACAGCAGGGCCAGCGGCACTCGGGGCAGCTCAGGCGCCAGGCCCGGCAGCCACGTGAGCGCGGCCAGCACGGACAGGAAGGTGCCCACGAGCATGGCCAGCGAACCCTCCAGGCTCTTGCGCTCCCCTGCCAGCGTCTCATAGCGGTGGCGTCCGAAGCGCCGGCCTACCAGCGACGCCAGCGCATCCCCCACCACCATCGCCAGCACGCTGCCCACTGCCACCGCGGGCCGGTCCCATGCCAGCCAGAGGCACGCCGAGAAGCTGAGCGCGTACCAGACCGTCCCCAGGTTGTCGGGCTCGGTCTCCACCGCCTTCAGCAGGCGCTTGCGGTGGATGACCCAGTTGGCCACCGCCGCCGTCATCGAGGGAACCACCGCCCACTCCCGGTGCTCGAACAACTTCAACGCGGCGAAGATCCACAGGCCCACGCCCACGTGGATGAACTTGCGCGAGAACTCCCGGGAGGCCCCCCGCCGCGCCAACACCTCGCCCACCAGGACGCACGCGCCCACGTAGGCATAGGACAAGAGGAGTGCCTTGAGGTCCTGACTCATGGCCCCCGAGTATAGGGGCCCCCTCTCAGTCTGGCTCCTCTTCCTCCGAGGCGAGCGGGTGCACCGTCACCACGCTTCCGTCCTTGTCCGGGGAAGCGCGCACGGCGTCCAGTTCTTCGGGCTTGGTCGGAGCCCTCTCCGAGAAGTTGTCATTGTGGAGGTGGCGCTGGCGCTGCTCGCTCGTCTCGCCGTACCCCTCTTGCATCTTCGATTTCTTCGCCATGGTCCGCTCCTCGGCTCACAAGCCGCCCGGGGCAACGACTCCTTCGACGATCTCCTCTTCCTCGCGCTCTTCCTCTTCCTCCTCCTCGCGCGCGCGGATCTCGCCGCCGATGTCGCTCTCCTCGGCTTCCTCGCGCCGTGCGCGGCGCCGTGCGAAAGGCTCCTCCGCCTGTTCGCCATGCGGCCTGCCGTGCTCGCCCTGCTCGAACTCGGCCGACTTGTGTCCCATCGTGCTCTCGGGTTGCTCCTGAAGATCCGTCCTCATGGAGGAACGGTGGGGACGGGCCGTTGGCTGGACAAGCTCCCCAAACTGACATTCTTGTCATCTTCGCGTCAGCTTCGCGCCCGCCCTGCTCACCCAGAATTCCGGGCCATGGTAGCGAACGAACAACGGCCCCATGCTCGGTGGGCCAGGAAGCTGGTTCTCCTCCTCGTCTCCCTCTCCGCCGCTGGCGGCGGGCTCGGCTGTTCCTCGGAGTCGCGCGCCGCGACGGGGCCTCCGGCTGTCCCCGTCCTCGTCGAGCAAGTCTCCCGCCGCGACGTTCCTCACTCCCTCCGCGGCATCGGCACCGTCCTGTCGCTTCACAGCGTGGTGGTTCGCCCCCAGGTGGATGGCCTCCTCACCGAGCTCGCCTTCAAAGAGGGCCAGCTCATCAACAAGGGCGAGCTGCTCGCTCGCATCGATGACCGGGCGATCGTCGCCGAAGTCGCCCAGGCCCGTGCCGAGAAGGCCCGCAACGAGGCCCTGCTCCACGCCGCGAGGGCCGACCTCGAGCGCTACGGCAACCTCGTGCGCGACGAGGCGATCTCACGCCAGACGGCCGACCAACAGAAGGCCCAGGTCGAGCAGCTCGAAGCGACCCTCCTCGCCAACGAGGCGATGGTCGCCGCAGCCCAGGTCCGCCTGTCGTACACGCGCATCACCTCGCCAGTCACCGGGAGGGTCGGCCTGCGCCGGGTCGACCCTGGCAACGTCGTCCGCACCTCCGACGCCCAGGGGCTCGTCACCGTCACCCAGATCGATCCCATCGCGGTGCTCTTCTCTCTTCCCCAGGAGGCACTTCCCCGGCTTCAGGCACTGCTGCGCGACACGGCGGGTGCCCCTGTCATCGCCTTCGATCGCGACGGTGGGACAGCGCTGGCCCAGGGACGCCTGCTGATGATCGACAACCAGATCGATCCCACGACCGGCACCATTTCCCTCAAGGCGGAGTTCCCGAACGCCGAGGGCAAGCTCTGGCCGGGCCAGTTCGTCACCGTCGAGCTCAAGACGGGAGAGAGCCAGGGGGCGACCGTCGTCTCGGCCCGCGCTGTCCAGCGAGGACTCCAAGGCCCGTTCGTGTTCCGGGTCGATGATGCCAAAGCCACCGTCGTTCCCGTCACCCTCGGTTACGCGGACGAGCAGCTCGCCGTCGTGACGTCCGGAGTATCCCCGGGTGAGACGGTGGTCAGCGATGGCCACTCCCGCCTCAAGGCCGGGAGCGCGGTGAAGATCGCCCCGCCCAAGGGCGAGACTCCGAAAGGAGCGGCCCCGTGATTCACTCGCAGCGCAGCCTCTCCAGCTGGTTCGTGGCCCGCCCCGTCGCCACCGCCCTGCTCACCCTGGGCGTCATCCTGCTGGGCCTCTTCGCCTACCCGCGCCTGCCCATCGCGCCGCTGCCCGAGGCGGAGTTCCCGACGATCCAAATCAGTGCTGGCCTGCCGGGCGCCAGTGCCGAGACCATGGCTTCCTCCGTGGCCACGCCCCTGGAGGTCCAGCTCAGCGCCATCCCCGGTATCACGGAGATGACGTCCACGAGCGCCCTGGGGACGACCTCGATCACCCTGCAGTTCGACCTCGAGAAGAGCATCGACACCGCGGCGCAGGAGGTGCAATCCGCCATCAATGCCGCCTCCGGCCGCCTCCCGTCGGAGATGCCGAACCTGCCCACCTGGCGCAAGGTCAATCCGAACGACAGCCCCATCTTCGTCCTGCGCGTCCAGTCGGACCTGTTGCCGCTCACGGAGCTGAGCGACATCGCGGAGACGCAGCTCGCGCGGCAGCTCAGCCAGCTCTCCGGCGTCGCCGAGATCGCCATGACCGGCCAGCGGCGCCCCGCCCTGCGCATCCAGGCCTCGCCCGAGCGGCTGGCGTCCCTGGGCCTGACGCTCGCCGATATCCGGGCGGCGGTGCAGGCCGCGAGCGTCAACCAGGCCAAGGGTGCCCTCTTCGGCGACACCCGGGTCTCGACGCTCTCGACCAATGACCAGATCTTCCGCCCCGATGACTATGACAACCTCATCGTGGCCTACCGCGAAGGCGCTCCCGTCCGCCTCGGAGACGTCGCGCGGGTGAGCACGGGCGCGGAGAACGACTACGTCCAGGCCTGGCAGAACGGAAAGCCTGGGCTCAACTTCATCGTCCGCCGTCAGCCGGGCGCGAATCTCGTCGAGACCGCCGACCGGATCATCGAAGCCCTCCCGCGGCTCCGGGAGCAGCTGCCCGCCAGCGTCGAGGTGGACATCCTCAACGACCGCACCCGGACGATCCGGTCCTCGCAGCATGAGGTCCAGGTCACCCTGATGATCACCGTCCTGCTCGTGGTCATCATCATGGGCCTGTTCCTGCGGCAGGTGTCGGCCACGCTCATCGTCGGCGCGGTGCTCCTGGTGGCCCTGGTGTCAACCTTCGCGGCGATGTACGCGCTCGGGTTCAGCCTGAACAACCTCACGCTGGTGGCGCTCGTCATCGCCGTCGGCTTCGTCGTGGACGACGCCATCGTCGTGGTGGAGAACATCCACCGGCACCTGGAGGAGGGAATGAGCTCTCACGAAGCGGCCCTCGCTGGCTCCGCGGAGATCGGCTTCACGGTCATGTCCATCAGCCTGTCGCTGATCGCGGCGTTCATTCCGCTGTTGTTCATGGGCGGCATCGTCGGGCGCCTGTTCAGAGAGTTCGCCCTGACCATGACAGCGGCCATCCTGCTGTCGGTGGTCGCGTCGCTGACGCTCGCTCCGATGCTCGCATCGCGGTTCATGAGGCCCCTGGCTCACCGCCCGAGCAGCGCGAGCCCTGGGTTCTCGCAGCGCCTCGTGAACGGGTATGACCGGACGTTGAGGTGGGCGCTGGAGCATCAGCGGCTCACCCTGCTCGGCTTCGGGTTGGCCCTGGCTGCCGCCGTCGTCTGCTACGTGTTCATTCCCAAGGGGTTCTTCCCCGTGCAGGACACGGCCTTCATCCAGGGGACGACCCAGGCGGCGCAGGACGTCTCGTACCAGGACATGATCGCCAAGCACAAAGCACTGGAGCGCATCGTCGCGGAGGATCCCGCGGTGCAGGAGTACGCGCATGCCGTCGGCGCGACGGGCGGCAGCCAGAGCACCTCCAGCGGCCGCTTCTGGATCGTCCTCAAGGATCGCTCGGACCGAGACGTCTCGATCACCGAGTTCATCGACCGGCTGCGGCCGAAGCTCGCCCAGGTGCCCGGCATCATGCTCTACCTGCGCCCGGCCCAGGACATCAACCTCGGAGGCGGCCCCTCGCGCGCTCAGTACACGTATGCGATGAAGAGCAGCGATGGCGCCCTGCTGTCCGAGTGGGCGGAGAAGCTCACCTCCCGGCTCACGCAGTTGCCGCAACTCCGCGACGTGTCGAACGATCAGCAACTGGGCGCCAGCGTCACGCGCCTCACCATCGATCGGGCGGCTGCGGCTCGCTTTGGCATCTCGGCCCGTGACATCGACCAGACCCTCTATGACGCCTTCGGGCAGCGGCAGGTCAACGAGTACCAGACCGAGGTCAACCAGTACCGGGTGATCCTCGAGATCGACCCCAAGCAACGAGGCACCTCGCAGAGCCTCGCCTATCTGCACCTCCGCTCCCCCCGCACGGGGGAGGTGGTGCCGCTCTCCGCGGTCGCGAAGCTCGAGCCCCTCTCGACGGGGCCGCTGTCCATCAGCCACAACGGCATGTTCCCGGCCGTGAACATCTCCTTCAACCTGGCGCCCGGAGCGGCGCTCGGAGATGCCGTCAAGGCCATCGAACAGGCCGAGGCGGAGCTCGGAATGCCCACCGCCATCTCTCGCAACTTCCAGGGCACCGCGCGCGGCTTCCAAGAGTCCCTCGCCAGCCAGCCGCTGCTCATCCTCGCCGCGCTCCTGGCCGTCTACATCATCCTCGGCGTCCTCTATGAAAGCTTCGTGCACCCGCTGACCATCTTGTCCACCCTGCCCTCCGCGGGGCTCGGGGCCATTTTGTTCCTCTGGCTGATGGGCCACGACTTCTCGGTGATGGCGATGATCGGCATCGTGCTCCTCATCGGCATCGTGAAGAAGAACGGCATCCTCATGGTCGACTTCGCGCTCGACGCGCAGCGAACGCGGGGGATGTCTCCTCGAGAGGCGATCCACGAGTCCTGTCTCGTCCGCTTCCGCCCCATCATGATGACGACACTCGCCGCGCTCCTGGGCGGTATTCCCCTCATGCTGGGCTTCGGGACCGGGTCCGAGCTGCGGCAGCCGCTCGGCATCGCCATCGTGGGCGGCCTGCTCGTCAGCCAGGTCCTGACGCTCTATTCGACGCCTGTCGTGTACCTGGCGCTCGATCGGCTCTTCAGCCGCCTGCGGAAGGCGTCTCCCCCGGATCTTCCCAGTCCCTCGAAGCTGGAGGCGACGTGACGCGCGCGTCCACGAGTCTTCTTGCCGTGCTGCTCGCCCTCACTGGCTGCGCCAGCTCGGCTCCGACGAAGCTGCCTTCCTCCGAGCTCCAGCAAGGCTGGGAGAGCGCTCCGGCCGCGGAGCGAAGCGCGTCGGTCGACGCGGCGTGGTGGCGGTCCTTCAGCGATCCGGTGCTCGATGAGCTGATGGTCCAGGCCGAGCGCCGGAACCTGGACCTTCGCATCGCCGAGGCTCGAATCCGCGAGGCCCGGGCGCTGCGCCAGGGCGCGCGGGCGGAGCTGTTCCCTCAGATCAATGGCACCGCTGGGATTGGCTACGGCCGGACTGCGTTGGCCAACGAAGAGCGGATCTCCGCTTCGATCGGCGCCGAGGCCAGCTGGGAGGCCGACATCTTCGGGCGTCTGCGCAAGACGGCCAACGCCGCGGACGCGGACTGGGCAGCGACCGTGGCCGAGCGCGACGGCGTGCGACTGTCGCTGGCCGCCGAGGTGGCCCAGGCCTATCTGGAATATCGCCTCTACCGCACCCAGACCACCATCGCCGGGGCCAACACGAAGGCCGCGGAGGAGACCCTTCGGATTGCCCAGGCCCGGTTTGCGCAGGGCGTCTCCAGCCGGCTCGACGTCGAGCGCACGCTGAGCTCTCTGTCCGAGACGCGCGCCCGCGCCGCTCAGCTCGCGGAGCTGGCCGAGTCCTCGCGCCACCGGCTCGTGCTGCTGCTCGCCACGACCCCGGCGGAGCTGGCAGCCGTCCTACCGGAGACGGGGGCGCTCCCGAGTGCCAACGCGCTCGGTGTCCTCCTCACCCCCACCGAGGTCATCGGCCTGCGGCCCGACGTGCGTGTGGCCGAGGCCCGGCTGCTCGCGGCCATCTCCCGGCGGGAAGCGGCTGAAGCCCTGCGGTATCCCCGAATCACCCTGGGCAGCATGCTTGGTCTTCAGAGTGGCAACGAGGCGTCGGCCTTGCTGTCCGGAGGCTCCCTGATCTGGTCGATCGGTGCGAATCTGCTCGCGCCGTTGCTCGACTTTGGCCGCATTCGGGCCACAATCGACGCCGCGGACGCGAGACAGGAGCAGGCCTATCTGAGCTACGAGCTGACCGCGCGCACCGGACTCCAGGAGGTCCAGACGGCGCTCATCCTTTATACCCAGGGAGAGATCCGGCGCACCGAGCTCACCGCCGCCACGGACTCGGCTCGCAAGGCCGCGGCGCTCGCTCGCCGTCAGTACGCGGAGGGGGCCCTCTCGCTGTTGGAGGTCCTCGACGCCGAGCGCACCCTCTATGCCCTCGAGCTGCAGGCGGCCCAGGCGACGGCCGAAGTGTCCCTCCGCCTCGTGCGCCTCTACCAGACCATGGGTCTCATGCCCCCGAAGCAGGAGCCGGCATGAAGATCCTCATCGTCGAGGACGAGTCGAAGACGGCCGAGTACCTGCATCGAGGCCTCAACGAGCAGGGCTACACGGTGGACGTGGCTCGGACAGGAACGGATGGGCACGCCCTGGCCTTGGAGCACGACTATGACGTCATCGTCCTCGACGTGATGCTCCCGGAGATGAATGGCTTCGAAGTGCTCCGGGCCATCCGCGCTCGCAAGCAGACGCCGGTCGTCATGCTCACCGCGCGAGACAGGGTCGACGACCGGGTCCACGGGCTGCGGGAGGGCGCAGACGACTACCTCGTGAAGCCGTTCTCCTTTCTCGAGCTCGTCGCGCGCCTGCAGGCGGTGACCCGGCGGGGCCGCGCCCACGAGTCGACGCAGCTCCGGATTGGAGACCTCGAGATCGATCTCCTCAGCCGGAAGGCGTACCGGGCTGGCGGGCGGCTCGAGCTGACAGCGAAGGAGTTTGCCCTACTGGCCTTGCTCGCCCGGCGCGAAGGGCAGATCCTGTCGAAGACCGTGATCGCCGAGCAGGTCTGGGACATGAACTTCGACAGCAACACGAACGTCGTCGAGGTCGCCATCAAGCGCCTGCGAGCAAAGGTCGACGGGCCCCATGAGCGCAAGCTGCTCCACACCATCCGCGGCATGGGGTACGTGCTCGAGGCGCGCGAGGACGGGGCGTCACCATGAGGGCCTCGATCGCCACGCGGCTGGCCGTGATGTTCGCGGTGGCCTCGCTCGGAGTCTTCTCGCTGGTGGGCATCGGGCTGCAGCGCGTGCTCCACCGGGAGCTCGTCCACCACCAGCTCCGCGAGGTGAACACCCGGCTCGAGTACGCGGGCATGGTGGTCGCCCGGAACGAGAGTCTGGAGCGGTGGCAGACAGTGCGCGCGAAGCTGGAGGCCATCACGCCACTCGATGGCAGCGTGCGCTTCTGGGTCGTGGGCCCTGACACCCGCTTCGAGTACGGAGACGCGCCCTCAGCACTCCGCGAGCGGCTGAGCACCCGCGGCGCGACCGGGCCGTTCGAGTTCGAGCTGCAGGGGCACGCGATGCGGGCGGCCTCACGCGCCATCGCCCCCCATGGTGAGCGCCCCACGGTCCACGTCATCACGGCGGTCGATTCGACGCGGTTCAACGACACGCTGAACTCCTTCGCCGGGGCGCTCGTCGCGCTCTGCCTCGCGGGGGCCGCGCTCGTCACACTCCTTGGCCATCGCATCGCCAAGGTGGGGCTCGCGCCGGTGAGCAGCCTGTCTCAGGAGGCCCAGTCCCTCAGTCCGAAGGATCTGTCCCAGCGGCTGCGGCTCTCTCCCCTCCCTCGGGAGCTGGCCGACCTGGTCTCCTCGTTCAACGGGGCGCTCGACCGGCTGGAGCGCGCTTACGCCCAGCTCGAGGGATTCAATGCCGATGTGGCCCACGAGCTGCGCACGCCGCTGACCAATCTCATCGGCCAGACGCAGGTCGCCCTGGCCAAGGAGCGGACCGCCTCGCAGCTCGAGGAGGTGCTGCAATCGAACCTCGAGGAACTCGACCGCCTGCGGGCGATCGTCAACGACATGCTCTTCCTCGCCCGCGCGGATCAGGGAGAGAAGGCGCTCGACCGGGTCCACACGTCGGCCGCGGAGGAGGTCTCGAAGACCGTCGAGTTCTTCGATGCCCTCCTCGACGAGGCGGGCGTCTCGGTGCGAGTGGAGGGAGATGCCCAGGCGTCTTTCGAGCGCTCCCTGTTCCGGCGAGCCGCCAGCAACCTGCTGCTCAACGCCATCGAGCACTCCGACCGCGGCGCCGAGGTCGTCGTGGCCATCACGCGGCAGCAAGCCGAGGTGCGCGTCGCCGTCACCAACCCCGGCACTCCGATTCCGGAGCAGCACCTGGAGCGGTTGTTCGATCGGTTCTACCGGGTCGACGGCGCACGCCGGAACAGCCGCGACAACCACGGCCTGGGCCTGTCGATCGTCAAAGCGGTAGCCAAGATGCACGGGGGCGCCGTCTTCGCGATGAGCACGGGAGGCCGCAACACGGTCGGCTTCACGCTCCAGGACACCGCCGCCAGCCCTGGCGCCACTCCCGCTTGAGAGACCTCAAGGCCGGGAGGCGTGGGGCCTCTCGTCGCTCGTGAAGGTGCGCATCCAGGCGCGCAGGGCTTCCGGCTCCAGGGGCAGGTCGTCCGGCCAGAGCCGGATGGCGCCATCCTGGCCGGTGGATGCCAGGGTCTTTCCGTCCGGGAAGAAGGCCGCGGCGCTCACCGGCCCGGTGTGGCCTCGCAGCGCGCGGCTCTCTCCAGTGGCCACGTCCCACAGCCGCACAGTCTTGTCGAGGCTCGCCGAGGCCAAGCGCGTCCCATCCGGCGAGAAGGCGAGGCCCAGGACATCGCTCTCATGCGCCCGGAGCTCGCTGCGGGGCGCTCCCGTCCGCCCGTCCCAGAGCATCACCCGGCCATCGTTCTGGTTGCGGCTGGCCACCACGTCGCCCCCGGGCGAATAGCGCACCTCCAGGACGTCGCCCTCGCTCGTGTTCTGAGGATGGCGCTGGCCACTGTCCAGCTCCCAGAACACGAGGTGGTCCTCGCCTCCCATGGCGAGGCGATGGCCCTCCGGGGAGAAGGCCACGGTGTACACGGCCCCTCCGCCACCGTGCAGGGATTGGAACCCGCCCGTGGCCACCTCCCACAGCCGCACCGCGCCGTCCCCGCCCGCGGAGGCCAGGTGCCTGCCGTCCGGTGAGAACGCGAGCTGCGACACCCTCGTCCCGTGGGCTCCGAAGCGGCGCCCCTGGCCCGAGGAGAGCTCCCACAGCCACACGCCGCCGCGCTCGTCCGCCGTGGCGAAGCTCCGGCCATCCCCGGAGAAGGAGACGGCCGTGACGGGAGCGTCATGCCCTCCCAACAGGGGCTGCGCGCTTCCCGTGGCGGAGGCGTACAGGAGGATCCGCCCATCGAGTCTGCCCGCAGCCAGCCACTGGCCGTCCGGGGAGAAGCTCAGCGCGCTCGACGCGAAGCCGGGCGCCTCCAGGAGGAGCTTCCCCGAAGAAGCCTCCAGGAGCCGCAGCTGCCCCTGCTCGGACAGCGAAGCCAGCCGCTGTCCCGTGGAGGAGAGCAACAGTGAGGACTGGGGCGCGGCGCGAGAGAGCACGCGGTGGGGCTTCGTCTCCAAGGAGAACACGCGCAGCGTGCCATTGAAGCTGGCCACGGCCAGCTGCCGGTCATCCGGAGAGAACCGGACGAGGTGGGCCTGTTGCCGAGGCCCTCGCAGCACGCGGAACTCTCCGGTCTCCAGCTCCCAGAGGAGCGCGGACCGGTCGGCGCTGGCCGAGGCCAGGTAGCGCCCATCCGAGGTGACGTCCAGGCTGTTGACGAGCCCATCGTGGTGAGCGAGCTCCCGCGTCTGTCCCGTGGCCTGGTTCCACAACCGGATCACCCCTTCTTGCGTTCCGATG
Encoded proteins:
- a CDS encoding DUF92 domain-containing protein, producing the protein MSQDLKALLLSYAYVGACVLVGEVLARRGASREFSRKFIHVGVGLWIFAALKLFEHREWAVVPSMTAAVANWVIHRKRLLKAVETEPDNLGTVWYALSFSACLWLAWDRPAVAVGSVLAMVVGDALASLVGRRFGRHRYETLAGERKSLEGSLAMLVGTFLSVLAALTWLPGLAPELPRVPLALLCAVVATCAEALGIRGRDNLWVPLSALAVLGWTPASFAPGLGLGAGVALIIGVAAWFRGSLSPSGVLGAIVVGAPVFGLAGAVGTAALLGFFFSSSALSKAFRDRKAPMEAEYAKTGTRDFGQALANGGVAALAAVLLGLTGDSRFLLAMLGALVAANADTWATELGVLSRSNPRSITTLRPVAPGTSGAVSGMGLLASTAGAAFVGSLALVTGVPWQFLPWLVLAGVVGSLVDSFLGATVQDVRWCEACARETERRVHHCGQPTRALRGVSWLGNDTVNVVATAAGALLAFCAA
- a CDS encoding efflux RND transporter periplasmic adaptor subunit, with translation MVANEQRPHARWARKLVLLLVSLSAAGGGLGCSSESRAATGPPAVPVLVEQVSRRDVPHSLRGIGTVLSLHSVVVRPQVDGLLTELAFKEGQLINKGELLARIDDRAIVAEVAQARAEKARNEALLHAARADLERYGNLVRDEAISRQTADQQKAQVEQLEATLLANEAMVAAAQVRLSYTRITSPVTGRVGLRRVDPGNVVRTSDAQGLVTVTQIDPIAVLFSLPQEALPRLQALLRDTAGAPVIAFDRDGGTALAQGRLLMIDNQIDPTTGTISLKAEFPNAEGKLWPGQFVTVELKTGESQGATVVSARAVQRGLQGPFVFRVDDAKATVVPVTLGYADEQLAVVTSGVSPGETVVSDGHSRLKAGSAVKIAPPKGETPKGAAP
- a CDS encoding multidrug efflux RND transporter permease subunit — encoded protein: MIHSQRSLSSWFVARPVATALLTLGVILLGLFAYPRLPIAPLPEAEFPTIQISAGLPGASAETMASSVATPLEVQLSAIPGITEMTSTSALGTTSITLQFDLEKSIDTAAQEVQSAINAASGRLPSEMPNLPTWRKVNPNDSPIFVLRVQSDLLPLTELSDIAETQLARQLSQLSGVAEIAMTGQRRPALRIQASPERLASLGLTLADIRAAVQAASVNQAKGALFGDTRVSTLSTNDQIFRPDDYDNLIVAYREGAPVRLGDVARVSTGAENDYVQAWQNGKPGLNFIVRRQPGANLVETADRIIEALPRLREQLPASVEVDILNDRTRTIRSSQHEVQVTLMITVLLVVIIMGLFLRQVSATLIVGAVLLVALVSTFAAMYALGFSLNNLTLVALVIAVGFVVDDAIVVVENIHRHLEEGMSSHEAALAGSAEIGFTVMSISLSLIAAFIPLLFMGGIVGRLFREFALTMTAAILLSVVASLTLAPMLASRFMRPLAHRPSSASPGFSQRLVNGYDRTLRWALEHQRLTLLGFGLALAAAVVCYVFIPKGFFPVQDTAFIQGTTQAAQDVSYQDMIAKHKALERIVAEDPAVQEYAHAVGATGGSQSTSSGRFWIVLKDRSDRDVSITEFIDRLRPKLAQVPGIMLYLRPAQDINLGGGPSRAQYTYAMKSSDGALLSEWAEKLTSRLTQLPQLRDVSNDQQLGASVTRLTIDRAAAARFGISARDIDQTLYDAFGQRQVNEYQTEVNQYRVILEIDPKQRGTSQSLAYLHLRSPRTGEVVPLSAVAKLEPLSTGPLSISHNGMFPAVNISFNLAPGAALGDAVKAIEQAEAELGMPTAISRNFQGTARGFQESLASQPLLILAALLAVYIILGVLYESFVHPLTILSTLPSAGLGAILFLWLMGHDFSVMAMIGIVLLIGIVKKNGILMVDFALDAQRTRGMSPREAIHESCLVRFRPIMMTTLAALLGGIPLMLGFGTGSELRQPLGIAIVGGLLVSQVLTLYSTPVVYLALDRLFSRLRKASPPDLPSPSKLEAT
- a CDS encoding efflux transporter outer membrane subunit; the encoded protein is MTRASTSLLAVLLALTGCASSAPTKLPSSELQQGWESAPAAERSASVDAAWWRSFSDPVLDELMVQAERRNLDLRIAEARIREARALRQGARAELFPQINGTAGIGYGRTALANEERISASIGAEASWEADIFGRLRKTANAADADWAATVAERDGVRLSLAAEVAQAYLEYRLYRTQTTIAGANTKAAEETLRIAQARFAQGVSSRLDVERTLSSLSETRARAAQLAELAESSRHRLVLLLATTPAELAAVLPETGALPSANALGVLLTPTEVIGLRPDVRVAEARLLAAISRREAAEALRYPRITLGSMLGLQSGNEASALLSGGSLIWSIGANLLAPLLDFGRIRATIDAADARQEQAYLSYELTARTGLQEVQTALILYTQGEIRRTELTAATDSARKAAALARRQYAEGALSLLEVLDAERTLYALELQAAQATAEVSLRLVRLYQTMGLMPPKQEPA
- a CDS encoding heavy metal response regulator transcription factor — translated: MKILIVEDESKTAEYLHRGLNEQGYTVDVARTGTDGHALALEHDYDVIVLDVMLPEMNGFEVLRAIRARKQTPVVMLTARDRVDDRVHGLREGADDYLVKPFSFLELVARLQAVTRRGRAHESTQLRIGDLEIDLLSRKAYRAGGRLELTAKEFALLALLARREGQILSKTVIAEQVWDMNFDSNTNVVEVAIKRLRAKVDGPHERKLLHTIRGMGYVLEAREDGASP
- a CDS encoding heavy metal sensor histidine kinase: MRASIATRLAVMFAVASLGVFSLVGIGLQRVLHRELVHHQLREVNTRLEYAGMVVARNESLERWQTVRAKLEAITPLDGSVRFWVVGPDTRFEYGDAPSALRERLSTRGATGPFEFELQGHAMRAASRAIAPHGERPTVHVITAVDSTRFNDTLNSFAGALVALCLAGAALVTLLGHRIAKVGLAPVSSLSQEAQSLSPKDLSQRLRLSPLPRELADLVSSFNGALDRLERAYAQLEGFNADVAHELRTPLTNLIGQTQVALAKERTASQLEEVLQSNLEELDRLRAIVNDMLFLARADQGEKALDRVHTSAAEEVSKTVEFFDALLDEAGVSVRVEGDAQASFERSLFRRAASNLLLNAIEHSDRGAEVVVAITRQQAEVRVAVTNPGTPIPEQHLERLFDRFYRVDGARRNSRDNHGLGLSIVKAVAKMHGGAVFAMSTGGRNTVGFTLQDTAASPGATPA